Proteins from a genomic interval of Lycium ferocissimum isolate CSIRO_LF1 chromosome 2, AGI_CSIRO_Lferr_CH_V1, whole genome shotgun sequence:
- the LOC132046782 gene encoding scarecrow-like protein 32, whose protein sequence is MMQFTESLPLPPSLHQQVSPFSSLMMDKNSTNNQIQRARPWPGFHTSKNMGTLGDTNCMEQLLVHCANAIESNDSTLAQQILWVLNNIAPPDGDSNQRLTCGFLRSLIVRAAKMGTCKLLTTNLNHSMETHKFSIIELASFVDLTPWHRFGFTAANGAILEAVEGYSIIHIVDFSLTHCMQIPTLIDAISTRPEGPPLVKLTVAGATEDLPPMLDLSYEELGAKLVNFARSRNVMMEFRVIPSSSSDGFSNVIEQLRVQNLIRPDNGEALVINCHMMLHYIPEETTLSNRFTSECTTNSFRTMFLKAIRNLDPTIVVLVDEDADFTSNNLVCRLRSAFNYLWIPYDTVDTFLPRGSKQRQWYEADICWKIENVIAHEGVQRLERLEPKSQWVQRMRNANFRSSGFSEEGVTEVKNMLDEHAAGWGLKRDEEDLVLTWKGHNVVFATAWVPLN, encoded by the coding sequence ATGATGCAATTTACTGAGAGTTTACCTTTACCACCATCACTTCACCAACAAGTTTCACCGTTTTCAAGTTTGATGATGGACAAAAATAGTACTAATAATCAGATCCAACGTGCACGACCGTGGCCTGGTTTTCACACGTCAAAAAATATGGGAACCCTTGGTGACACAAATTGCATGGAGCAATTATTAGTCCACTGTGCCAATGCCATCGAGAGCAACGACTCGACTTTAGCACAACAAATCTTGTGGGTCCTCAATAATATTGCCCCTCCTGATGGTGACTCGAACCAACGCCTCACTTGTGGATTCCTTCGATCCCTAATTGTCCGCGCAGCAAAAATGGGTACTTGCAAATTACTCACTACCAATCTCAATCATTCAATGGAAACTCATAAATTTTCCATCATAGAGCTTGCAAGTTTCGTTGACTTGACCCCGTGGCATCGGTTCGGGTTCACGGCTGCTAACGGAGCTATATTAGAAGCTGTGGAAGGCTACTCTATAATTCACATTGTTGATTTTAGCTTGACTCATTGCATGCAAATTCCCACACTTATAGATGCAATTTCCACTCGACCAGAAGGACCGCCGTTAGTCAAACTAACGGTAGCGGGTGCAACGGAAGATTTACCACCTATGCTTGATCTTTCTTACGAGGAATTAGGTGCTAAATTGGTAAATTTCGCAAGGTCAAGAAACGTTATGATGGAATTTAGAGTGATTCCTTCAAGTTCATCAGACGGGTTTTCAAATGTAATCGAACAGCTACGTGTCCAAAATCTAATACGTCCAGATAATGGCGAGGCACTAGTAATAAATTGTCACATGATGCTTCATTACATACCGGAGGAAACAACATTGTCAAATCGATTTACCTCGGAGTGTACTACTAATTCGTTCCGTACCATGTTTCTTAAGGCCATTCGTAATTTGGACCCGACAATTGTCGTGTTAGTGGACGAAGACGCGGATTTTACGTCTAATAATCTTGTATGTCGATTAAGGTCCGCGTTTAATTATTTATGGATACCTTATGATACTGTGGATACGTTTCTTCCGAGAGGGAGCAAGCAAAGGCAGTGGTACGAAGCGGATATTTGCTGGAAGATAGAAAATGTTATAGCTCACGAGGGTGTTCAGAGACTCGAAAGGCTGGAACCGAAGAGCCAGTGGGTGCAACGTATGAGAAATGCAAATTTCAGGAGTAGTGGTTTTAGTGAAGAAGGAGTTACGGAAGTGAAGAACATGTTGGATGAGCATGCAGCTGGGTGGGGGCTAAAGAGAGATGAGGAAGATCTTGTGCTTACATGGAAAGGACATAATGTTGTGTTTGCTACTGCTTGGGTTCCtcttaattaa
- the LOC132046783 gene encoding peroxidase 51-like — MGRLNLLMALALSVFSVGIVLMPDLASAQLRTNYYANTCPNVESIVRNVVNQKFKQTFVTVPAVLRLFFHDCFVGGCDASVMVSSTPGNKAEKDHPDNLSLAGDGFDTVIKAKAAINANSRCRNKVSCADILALATRDVIQLSGGPWYPVELGRLDGFTSKASNVEGKLPKPTFNLNQLNSMFASHGLSQGDMIALSAAHSVGFSHCDKFSNRIYNFSPRSRVDPTLNKQYAAQLQGMCPRNVDPRIAINMDPKTPRTFDNNYFKNLQQGMGLFTSDQVLYTDRRSKGTVDFWASNSKSFQKAFITAMTKLGRVGVKTGRNGNIRFDCGRLN; from the exons ATGGGTCGTCTAAATCTTCTTATGGCATTAGCGTTATCAGTTTTTTCAGTTGGTATTGTATTGATGCCCGACTTGGCTTCTGCACAATTGAGGACCAATTATTATGCCAATACATGTCCCAATGTTGAATCCATTGTTAGAAATGTGGTTAACCAGAAATTCAAACAAACATTTGTCACTGTCCCTGCTGTTCTCCGTCTCTTCTTCCACGATTGCTTTGTTGGG GGATGTGATGCTTCAGTGATGGTATCATCAACACCGGGGAACAAAGCTGAGAAGGATCACCCAGATAATTTATCATTGGCTGGAGATGGATTTGATACTGTGATCAAAGCCAAAGCGGCCATCAATGCAAACTCACGTTGTAGAAATAAAGTATCTTGTGCTGACATTCTCGCCTTAGCCACCAGAGACGTCATTCAGCTG TCTGGGGGACCATGGTACCCGGTGGAATTAGGAAGGCTAGATGGGTTCACATCAAAGGCTTCGAACGTGGAAGGAAAGCTGCCAAAACCAACATTCAATCTCAATCAACTCAATTCCATGTTTGCCTCTCATGGTCTATCTCAGGGTGACATGATCGCCCTTTCTG CTGCCCATTCTGTTGGGTTTTCACACTGTGACAAGTTCTCCAACCGTATTTACAACTTTAGCCCTCGAAGTCGAGTAGACCCAACCCTGAACAAGCAATATGCAGCCCAATTACAAGGGATGTGTCCAAGGAATGTTGACCCAAGGATAGCCATTAACATGGATCCTAAAACTCCCAGGACCTTTGACAACAATTACTTCAAAAATTTACAGCAAGGTATGGGCCTGTTCACATCAGATCAAGTGCTTTATACGGACAGGCGGTCCAAGGGTACTGTGGACTTTTGGGCCAGTAACTCCAAATCATTCCAAAAGGCATTCATCACTGCAATGACAAAGCTGGGCCGAGTTGGTGTGAAGACTGGGAGGAACGGAAATATCCGGTTCGACTGTGGAAGATTGAATTAA